In a single window of the Desulfocurvibacter africanus subsp. africanus DSM 2603 genome:
- a CDS encoding anaerobic sulfatase maturase, protein MQGTIMPPPAFHVMAKPTGARCNLRCDYCFFLDKSRLYPGGTFRMSDEVMESYIRQTIAAHKVPHVTIAWQGGEPTLMGLDFFERAVAVERESAPPGCVVENTLQTNGVLLDEHWCQFLAEHRFLVGLSLDGPRPMHDAFRHDRQGRSVFDRVVRAVRLMQKHGVEFNILCTVNAVNSRQPLEVYRFLRDELKTPYLQFIPIVEIQDDAEPRQDARVTARSVRPKQYGRFLSAIFDEWVRRDVGRMFVQFFDGALAAWLRGRSTLCVLQPECGQGVALEHTGDLYSCDHFVEPEHLLGNILETPLAELVGSERQRAFGRRKASNLPRFCRECAWLFTCHGECPKNRIARTPDGEPGLNYLCPGLQAFFRHVDRPMRIMAGLLRQGRDAGGVMTILAAEEAAAQGEKTGRNAPCPCGSGRKYKACCLGKEDHVWPRTSRTSSSSGVTTSASRT, encoded by the coding sequence ATGCAGGGAACGATCATGCCTCCGCCCGCCTTCCACGTCATGGCCAAGCCCACGGGCGCGCGCTGCAACCTGCGCTGCGACTACTGCTTTTTTCTCGATAAGAGCCGGCTCTACCCGGGCGGCACCTTCCGCATGTCCGACGAGGTCATGGAGAGCTACATCCGGCAGACCATCGCCGCGCACAAGGTGCCCCATGTCACAATCGCCTGGCAGGGCGGTGAGCCCACGCTCATGGGCCTCGACTTCTTCGAGCGCGCCGTGGCCGTGGAGCGGGAGAGCGCGCCGCCGGGTTGCGTGGTCGAGAACACGCTCCAGACCAACGGGGTGCTGCTCGACGAGCACTGGTGCCAGTTCCTGGCCGAGCACCGCTTCCTCGTGGGCCTGAGCCTGGACGGCCCCAGGCCCATGCACGACGCCTTCCGCCACGACAGGCAGGGGCGCTCGGTCTTCGACCGCGTGGTGCGGGCTGTGCGGCTCATGCAGAAGCACGGGGTCGAATTCAACATCCTGTGCACGGTGAATGCGGTCAACAGCCGCCAACCGCTTGAAGTCTACCGCTTCCTCCGCGACGAGCTGAAGACGCCCTATCTCCAGTTCATCCCCATCGTGGAGATCCAGGACGACGCCGAGCCCAGGCAGGACGCCCGCGTCACGGCGCGCTCGGTGAGGCCGAAGCAGTATGGCCGATTCCTGAGCGCCATCTTCGACGAGTGGGTGCGCCGCGACGTGGGCCGGATGTTCGTCCAGTTCTTCGACGGCGCGCTGGCCGCCTGGCTCCGGGGCCGGTCGACCCTCTGCGTGCTCCAGCCCGAGTGCGGCCAGGGCGTGGCCCTGGAGCACACCGGCGACCTCTACTCCTGCGACCACTTTGTGGAGCCGGAGCACCTCCTGGGCAACATCCTCGAGACTCCGCTGGCCGAGCTGGTAGGCTCGGAGCGGCAGCGCGCCTTCGGCAGGCGCAAGGCATCCAACCTGCCCCGTTTTTGCCGGGAGTGCGCCTGGCTCTTCACCTGCCACGGCGAGTGCCCCAAGAACCGTATCGCCCGGACCCCGGACGGCGAGCCGGGGCTCAACTATCTCTGCCCCGGCCTGCAGGCCTTCTTTCGCCACGTGGACCGGCCCATGCGCATCATGGCCGGACTCCTGCGCCAAGGGCGCGACGCAGGGGGCGTCATGACCATCCTGGCCGCGGAAGAGGCCGCGGCGCAAGGCGAAAAAACCGGGCGTAACGCTCCCTGCCCCTGCGGGAGCGGCCGTAAATACAAGGCCTGCTGCCTTGGAAAGGAGGACCATGTATGGCCAAGGACAAGCCGAACATCCTCGTCATCTGGGGTGACGACATCGGCATCACGAACCTGA
- a CDS encoding arylsulfatase, which translates to MAKDKPNILVIWGDDIGITNLSCYSDGLMGYRTPNIDRIAKEGMRFTDYYGQQSCTAGRAAFITGQSPYRTGLTKVGMPGADIGLMAEDATIAELLKPLGYATGQFGKNHFGDRNKYLPTLHGFDEFFGNLYHLNAEEEPEHIDYPPESEFPGFHKQFKPRGVIHSWATNEDDPTEHERWGKVGKQKIEDTGPLTRKRMETCDTEFLAAAQDFIKRAHGEDKPFFVWLNTTWMHFRVHPPEEIRGQAGRWQSEYHDAMVEHDKHVGKMLDYLDELGIAEDTLVFYSTDNGPHMNTWPDGAMTPFRNEKNSNWEGAFRVPAVVRWPGRIPAGVVSNQIMAHQDWLPTFLAAAGEPGIVDKLKAGHAAGDKHFKLHIDGYNFLPYLTGEAEKAPRPGFIYFSDDGDLVALRYDNWKTVFAEQRIRGTVQIWAEPFVFLRFPKIFNLRTDPFERADVTSNTYWDWVIDHAYISYAGQAIVTRFLETFKEFPPRMKPASFTIDQVLERVNDSIVSKY; encoded by the coding sequence ATGGCCAAGGACAAGCCGAACATCCTCGTCATCTGGGGTGACGACATCGGCATCACGAACCTGAGCTGCTATTCGGACGGCCTCATGGGCTACCGGACGCCCAACATCGACCGCATCGCCAAAGAGGGCATGCGCTTCACCGACTACTACGGCCAGCAGAGCTGCACGGCGGGCCGGGCCGCCTTCATCACCGGGCAGAGCCCCTACCGTACCGGTCTGACCAAGGTCGGCATGCCCGGCGCGGACATCGGCCTCATGGCCGAGGACGCCACCATCGCCGAGCTGCTCAAGCCCCTGGGCTACGCCACGGGCCAGTTCGGCAAGAACCACTTCGGCGACAGGAACAAGTACCTGCCCACGCTGCACGGCTTCGACGAGTTCTTCGGCAACCTTTACCACCTCAATGCCGAGGAGGAGCCGGAGCACATCGATTACCCGCCGGAGTCGGAATTCCCAGGATTCCACAAGCAGTTCAAGCCACGGGGGGTCATCCACTCCTGGGCAACCAATGAGGACGACCCCACCGAGCACGAGCGCTGGGGCAAGGTGGGCAAGCAGAAGATCGAGGACACCGGCCCGCTGACCAGGAAACGCATGGAGACCTGCGACACGGAGTTCTTGGCCGCGGCGCAGGACTTCATCAAGCGGGCCCACGGCGAAGACAAGCCCTTCTTCGTCTGGCTCAATACGACCTGGATGCACTTCCGGGTGCACCCGCCCGAGGAAATCCGCGGCCAGGCCGGCCGCTGGCAGTCGGAGTACCACGACGCCATGGTCGAGCACGACAAGCACGTGGGCAAAATGCTCGACTACCTCGACGAGCTGGGCATCGCCGAGGATACCCTGGTCTTCTATAGCACGGACAACGGGCCGCACATGAACACGTGGCCAGACGGGGCCATGACCCCGTTCCGCAACGAGAAGAACTCCAACTGGGAGGGCGCCTTCCGCGTGCCCGCCGTGGTGCGCTGGCCGGGCCGCATCCCCGCGGGCGTGGTCTCCAACCAGATCATGGCCCATCAGGATTGGCTGCCCACCTTCCTTGCCGCGGCGGGCGAGCCCGGCATCGTGGACAAGCTCAAGGCGGGGCACGCGGCCGGCGACAAGCACTTCAAGCTGCACATCGACGGCTACAACTTCCTGCCCTACCTCACGGGTGAGGCGGAGAAGGCGCCGCGGCCCGGCTTCATCTACTTCTCGGATGACGGCGACCTCGTGGCCCTGCGCTACGACAACTGGAAGACCGTCTTCGCCGAGCAGCGGATCCGGGGAACCGTCCAGATCTGGGCCGAGCCCTTCGTATTCCTGCGCTTCCCCAAGATATTCAACCTGCGCACAGATCCCTTCGAGCGCGCGGACGTGACCTCGAACACCTACTGGGACTGGGTCATCGACCACGCCTACATATCCTATGCGGGGCAGGCCATCGTCACGCGGTTCCTTGAGACCTTCAAGGAGTTCCCCCCGCGCATGAAGCCGGCCTCGTTCACCATCGACCAGGTGCTGGAGAGGGTGAACGATTCCATCGTGTCCAAGTATTGA